Proteins encoded together in one Lachnospiraceae bacterium JLR.KK008 window:
- a CDS encoding MaoC family dehydratase: protein MQSLSMKQLSVGQKAEREFPVTQESVAAFAEVSQDSNPLHLDETYASKTRFGRRIAHGMLTGSFISAMIGTELPGEGCIYMKQELTFLRPVYAGDVVRVEIVVSQLQTEKKRAVLSTNCYNQNGEQVIAGTALVKPKEE, encoded by the coding sequence ATGCAGAGTTTATCAATGAAACAGTTGTCTGTCGGTCAGAAGGCAGAGCGGGAATTTCCTGTGACGCAGGAGAGCGTGGCGGCGTTTGCAGAAGTCTCACAGGACAGCAATCCGCTTCATCTGGATGAAACTTACGCGAGTAAGACAAGATTCGGAAGGAGAATTGCTCATGGGATGCTGACCGGCAGTTTTATCTCTGCGATGATCGGCACAGAGCTCCCGGGAGAGGGCTGTATCTATATGAAACAGGAGCTGACGTTTCTGCGGCCTGTTTATGCCGGCGATGTTGTGCGGGTGGAGATCGTGGTGTCGCAGCTGCAGACGGAAAAAAAGCGTGCAGTGCTGTCTACAAACTGCTATAATCAAAACGGAGAACAGGTCATTGCCGGAACTGCTCTGGTGAAACCGAAGGAGGAATGA
- a CDS encoding glucosyltransferase domain-containing protein — protein sequence MFIVTSDPIDWIWGKMKRIAPSVRWTFALTFLSGILVHFYCMSHKFFNYFEMGNIFSYMPFLQEDTVGLGRWFMPIATNLFTSFSMPVFNTLISLFYMSLASALIVDLLEIRSRAYGVLFGLVFVTFPGLTCVLSFGVNCDEITLALLLSIVSAYTFYKWKFGMFWGALFLCLSLGAYQPYMSATIGVIYMMLFLKAYRETCDWRSFFLMTIKAVAMLAAGFILYYMILQLAIKVTGAVLSDYHGVDDMTSFTPKGIAKGLVYTYGYFLSYFFTTAYTYTVDRIVCNVVGAAAFFALLFSRLRTARLSAEADETVRRTAADAAGDCGNKRSDRCSNVLLTILFCCLPLGVNAAPFLMADRVGAGVDRYMIFSMMFLWALLLAMLDVCRGEKTTFASFKAKNLIQWAGVLAVSASVLSGFVISNQAYHRMEAMTETTGALLNRIVARMEEQPEWNREIPVYFVNCRALVNQNYEVEIPEYEAIRNMPGTYLRSSYSEEAVVNYLEVYLHFPVQEATQEQRERVEKNPAFSQMKSFPAESAVQVIDGVMVVKISEGEEY from the coding sequence ATGTTTATTGTTACATCAGATCCGATCGACTGGATATGGGGAAAAATGAAACGGATCGCGCCGAGTGTCCGCTGGACGTTTGCTCTTACCTTCTTATCGGGTATCCTTGTCCACTTTTACTGTATGAGCCATAAGTTTTTTAATTATTTTGAGATGGGCAATATTTTTTCTTATATGCCTTTTTTACAGGAGGATACGGTGGGACTGGGACGCTGGTTTATGCCCATCGCCACCAATCTGTTTACGAGTTTCAGTATGCCGGTGTTTAACACGCTGATTTCACTCTTTTACATGTCGCTGGCTTCGGCGCTGATCGTAGATCTGCTTGAGATCCGCTCAAGAGCGTATGGCGTGCTGTTCGGTCTTGTATTTGTCACCTTTCCGGGTCTGACCTGTGTCCTTTCGTTCGGGGTCAACTGCGATGAGATCACGCTGGCGCTGTTATTGTCCATTGTCTCGGCCTATACGTTTTACAAATGGAAGTTCGGCATGTTCTGGGGCGCTTTATTTCTGTGTCTGTCTCTCGGCGCGTATCAGCCTTATATGTCGGCGACGATCGGTGTGATCTATATGATGCTTTTTCTGAAAGCCTACCGGGAAACCTGTGACTGGCGTTCGTTCTTTCTGATGACGATAAAGGCTGTGGCGATGCTGGCGGCGGGATTTATCCTGTATTATATGATCTTACAGCTGGCGATCAAAGTGACGGGAGCGGTTCTCAGCGATTATCACGGGGTGGATGACATGACGTCCTTTACGCCGAAAGGGATCGCCAAAGGACTGGTATATACGTATGGTTATTTTCTGTCTTATTTCTTCACGACGGCTTATACGTACACTGTAGACCGGATTGTATGTAACGTGGTGGGCGCCGCAGCGTTTTTTGCGCTGCTGTTTTCGAGGCTGCGGACGGCGCGCCTGAGTGCGGAGGCTGATGAAACTGTCAGGCGAACCGCGGCGGACGCGGCAGGGGACTGCGGAAATAAAAGAAGTGACCGCTGTTCCAATGTTTTGTTGACGATTCTCTTTTGCTGTCTGCCACTCGGTGTCAACGCGGCTCCTTTTCTGATGGCGGACCGGGTAGGCGCAGGCGTTGACCGGTATATGATATTTTCGATGATGTTTCTCTGGGCGCTGCTTCTGGCGATGCTGGATGTGTGCAGAGGAGAGAAAACGACATTTGCGTCATTTAAAGCGAAAAATCTGATACAATGGGCAGGGGTGCTGGCGGTTTCGGCTTCTGTCCTGTCGGGATTTGTGATCAGCAACCAGGCTTATCACCGGATGGAGGCGATGACAGAGACGACAGGCGCACTGCTGAACCGGATTGTGGCCCGGATGGAAGAGCAGCCGGAGTGGAACAGGGAGATTCCGGTCTATTTTGTCAACTGCCGGGCGCTTGTCAATCAAAATTATGAGGTGGAGATTCCGGAATATGAGGCAATCAGAAATATGCCGGGCACCTATCTGAGATCCTCCTACAGTGAGGAGGCGGTTGTGAATTATCTGGAAGTGTATCTGCATTTTCCGGTGCAGGAGGCGACACAGGAGCAGCGCGAACGCGTGGAGAAAAATCCGGCATTCTCGCAGATGAAGAGTTTTCCGGCAGAGAGCGCGGTGCAGGTGATCGACGGTGTGATGGTGGTTAAAATCAGTGAAGGGGAAGAATACTAA
- a CDS encoding WbqC family protein, which produces MREEEKTVVIHQPDFMPYLGFFDRLLHADTYVVLETAQYVNGTSRSWMNRDKIKTEKGEQWITVCVKKAPRETPIKEILLLDDGKWQKNNLGLLHQNYRKAAYYKEIMPYVEKLYGEDYVYFWDFSFASIKMLLELFDITVDIVFSSDLQPQGKNNEMIVDIMNKLGAKTYLSGTGAADYYDPAVYEQAGIRVLWQDFRHPVYPQQFGTFIPYLSSIDLLFNCGIERSRKILRGSSDESYERLQEVRADIKDC; this is translated from the coding sequence ATGAGAGAGGAAGAGAAGACAGTCGTCATTCATCAGCCGGATTTTATGCCGTATCTGGGGTTTTTTGACAGGCTGCTCCATGCGGATACGTATGTCGTGCTGGAGACGGCGCAGTATGTAAACGGCACAAGCCGCAGCTGGATGAACCGGGATAAGATCAAGACGGAGAAGGGGGAGCAGTGGATCACGGTCTGCGTAAAGAAAGCGCCGAGAGAGACGCCGATCAAAGAGATTCTCCTGCTGGATGATGGAAAATGGCAGAAAAATAATCTTGGTCTGCTTCATCAGAACTACCGGAAAGCGGCATACTATAAAGAGATCATGCCCTATGTCGAAAAACTGTATGGAGAAGATTATGTTTATTTCTGGGACTTCAGTTTTGCCTCGATTAAAATGCTTCTGGAGTTGTTTGATATTACGGTCGACATTGTGTTTTCTTCCGATTTGCAGCCGCAGGGGAAGAACAATGAGATGATCGTGGATATTATGAATAAGCTGGGGGCGAAGACGTATCTGTCCGGTACAGGGGCGGCGGACTATTATGATCCGGCTGTCTATGAGCAGGCTGGAATACGGGTTTTGTGGCAGGACTTCCGGCATCCGGTCTATCCACAGCAGTTCGGGACATTTATTCCATATCTGAGCAGCATTGATCTGTTGTTTAACTGCGGAATTGAGAGATCGAGAAAGATACTACGGGGATCATCTGATGAATCATACGAAAGATTACAGGAAGTACGAGCGGATATTAAAGATTGTTGA